In Palaemon carinicauda isolate YSFRI2023 chromosome 28, ASM3689809v2, whole genome shotgun sequence, a single genomic region encodes these proteins:
- the LOC137621479 gene encoding uncharacterized protein → MFIREKQEKDGKRAALLADDYHLIHKLKPHSSSPSSSHQVCTFCKKEGHHIKDCPSPKCKASHGKASPNAFSQGPKSGNTANKTTLHCAQPLSDFTAFTYPGKINDIPVQILRDTGSSQTIISSKLKDLAKPTDQYVTVSDLTCQKVLPIVQISLDCPYFKGSTNVALLDSDLPCKNIDMILGNDLAQTNGTPSLIITQPEVVIEKACKEFSPVLELPCQVVTKSTTSTSSDTEHTGKVDQSTLGEKVLADLVDIPSDEFVEYQRSDDSLKEYFDKVKDDVDESKLPYFYLDNNILMRRYRPLKIAGQNSWHDSYQLVVPSNLRAALLDLAHSAESHLGISKTYKRLLDDYYWPGMKADVKHHIESCHPCQVTGKPNQKIPPAPLVPITVPNSPFEKVIVDCVGPLPKTKKQNEYILTLLCPTTRFPLAVPIKNISARTIIVNLLKIFTIFGFPKELQCDQGTNFTSDLFKQTLKQLNISHIFASAYHPQTNGALERVHQTIKNLLRKYICETGRDWDEDLDMLMYVLRSTPNESTGISPFEMMFGRRPRTNLSMVKENILRGTYKDQQYLGHLPKVEREELEAVLKSYPAICSDTPGCCTLVQHDIVLEPNANPVRQPFYRVSHRLLPALKAEVEYLLKLDLAAPSKSPWASPCILVKKPNNSYRMCTDYRRVNSVTVKDAYPLPRIADIIDSVSNSKYLTQIDLLQGYYQIKLTDRTREISAFITPFGLFEYRVLPFGMTNAPATFQRMVHEVTRGLEGRCLQYWIWWCPTARNQWDQYFSSFVGTPAASILLLGSVQRRSTRMAYHRERII, encoded by the exons atgtttattagagaaaaacaagaaaaagatggcaaaagggctgccctattagctgatgattaccatctcattcataaacttaaaccacattcgtcctcaccttcatcttcccaccaggtttgtactttttgtaagaaagaaggtcatcatattaaagactgtcctagtcccaaatgcaaagcatctcatggtaaggcttctcctaatgctttttcacaaggacccaaatcagggaatactgcaaataaaacgactcttcactgtgctcaacctctatcagactttacagcatttacatatcctggtaaaataaatgatattcccgtgcaaattttgagagatacagggtcatctcaaactatcattagctcaaagttaaaagatttagctaaaccaacagatcagtatgtaactgtgtcagatttgacttgtcaaaaggttttacctattgtacagatttctcttgattgtccttattttaaaggttcaactaatgtcgccttgttggattctgacctgccttgcaagaacatagacatgatacttggtaatgacttggctcaaactaacggtactcctagtcttatcattacgcagccggaagtagtgatcgaaaaagcttgcaaagagttttctccggtgttagagcttccctgccaagtagtcaccaagtctacaacctcaacttctagcgacactgaacacacaggtaaggtggatcaaagtaccttaggtgaaaaagtccttgctgatcttgttgatattccctcagatgaatttgtagagtatcaaaggtctgatgatagtttgaaagaatactttgataaagtaaaagatgacgttgatgaaagtaagttaccatatttttatcttgataataacatccttatgagacgttatagacctttgaagattgcaggacaaaattcctggcatgatagttaccagcttgtagttccttctaatcttcgtgcagccttattggatcttgctcattcagcagagtctcatctaggcatttccaaaacctataagcgtttgctggacgattactactggcctggtatgaaagctgatgtaaagcaccacatagaatcttgccatccctgccaggtaactggtaaaccaaatcagaaaatacctccagcaccattagttcctattacagtacctaattctccttttgaaaaggtaattgtagattgtgttggtccacttcccaaaactaagaaacaaaatgagtacattttaaccttgttgtgtccaactactagatttcctttagccgtacctataaaaaacatatctgctagaacaattattgttaatcttcttaaaatattcaccatttttggttttccaaaagagcttcagtgtgatcaggggacaaacttcactagtgatttgtttaagcaaactttaaagcagttaaacatctctcatatttttgcttcagcttatcaccctcagactaatggagccctcgaacgagtacaccagaccattaaaaacctcctgcgcaagtacatttgtgaaactggaagagactgggatgaagacctggatatgcttatgtatgtacttaggagtacacctaatgaatcgactggaatttctcccttcgagatgatgttcggccgcagacctaggacgaaccttagtatggtaaaagaaaacatcctaagaggtacttacaaagaccagcaa tatcttggtcatcttcctaaggtggaaagggaagaattagaggctgttctgaagtcttatcctgcaatatgttcagacactcctggttgctgtaccttggtgcaacatgatattgtgctagaaccaaacgccaatcccgttcgtcaacctttttatcgggtgtcccatcgtttattaccagccttgaaggctgaggttgagtatttactaaaactagatttggctgcaccaagtaagtctccctgggcatcgccttgtattttagtaaaaaagcctaacaattcctatcgtatgtgtacggattatagaagggttaattctgtaacggtcaaggatgcttatccattacctagaattgcggatattattgactctgtgagtaattctaaataccttacccagattgatctcttgcagggttattatcaaattaaattaacagataggacaagagagatatcagcctttataacaccttttggtctctttgaatacagagttttgccatttgggatgactaatgctccagctacattccaaaggatggtccatgaagttacacgtggtttggagg gtcgatgcttgcaatactggatttggtggtgtcctactgcaagaaatcaatgggaccagtacttttcctcctttgttggaacacctgctgccagtatcttattactcgggagcgttcaaaggcgctcaactaggatggcctaccatcgagaaagaattatatag